Proteins found in one Triticum aestivum cultivar Chinese Spring chromosome 4D, IWGSC CS RefSeq v2.1, whole genome shotgun sequence genomic segment:
- the LOC123097010 gene encoding 30S ribosomal protein S18, chloroplastic-like has protein sequence TSKQPFLKSKQPFSKSKQTFNKSKQPFPKSKQTFRKFKQPFRRRPRIGPGDRIDYRNMSLINRFISEQGKILSRRINRLTLKQQRLITLAIKQARILSFLPFRNYENEKQFQAQSISIITGSRPRKNRHIPQLTQKYNSNRNLRNNNQNLRNINRNLKVDSLFIEEESILLFSLQD, from the coding sequence ACATCTAAACAACCTTTTCTTAAATCTAAGCAACCCTTTAGTAAATCCAAGCAAACTTTTAATAAATCCAAGCAACCCTTTCCTAAATCCAAGCAAACTTTTCGTAAATTCAAGCAACCTTTTCGTAGGCGTCCCCGGATTGGCCCGGGAGATCGAATTGATTATAGAAACATGAGTTTAATTAATAGATTTATTAGTGAACAAGGAAAAATATTATCGAGACGAATAAATAGATTAACCTTGAAACAACAACGATTAATTACTCTTGCTATAAAACAGGCTCGTATTTTATCTTTCTTACCGTTTCGTAACTATGAGAACGAAAAGCAATTTCAAGCCCAGTCAATTTCAATAATTACAGGTTCTAGACCCAGAAAAAATAGACATATTCCTCAATTAACGCAAAAGTACAATTCCAATCGAAACTTAAGAAACAACAACCAAAATTTAAGAAACATCAACCGGAACTTAAAGGTTGATAGTTTATTTATTGAGGAAGAGTCAATCCTTCTTTTCTCACTTCAAGATTGA